CTGCTGGGGCCCAGGCTTGGGGGCCATGGGCTTGGCCACCGCCCTGTCAAGCCCCTAGGAGGTGTTTGCTCTGTCCACAGCTTCATCTCCATTCAGTTCTCCTGAGATGAAGAGTCTTATTTATGAAAACTTCAATACTTTGTCCAATCTGCACCTCTACCTACATGCAAGTTCAGATCAACAGGGTCATTTCAGAATGAAACCTGTAAAATCATGTGTTTGTCTTAAGGCAATCAATGCTCAATATTCCAACCTGTAAAGGAAATCAAATACATCTATTTCTACCATGTTTCTCTGCATACAGAAAGCAGTCAACTTTGGTTGCTTATAATCATGCCTACTTTTTGGCCCTTGTCCAGGGAAAGTCTCTGCTTACTTCTTACTCCTGCATATTTTCGCTTCTGAAATCTCCTTGTCCCACCGTGTTCCGCCTGTTTCTACTTTTTATATGTTCATTAAACTGCTGTCCACGTGACCACCTTTGCCTGTTGCTTTTGTCCTATTCAGGAGAAAAAGGCATATGAAAATGAGCTGAGCTTGGATGATGGTCCCCTATCTCTAGGGGGTGGGATGCTGCCAACTCTTTCCTGGTGAAAACAGGCTGCTTTGTtccagaaaatgaaagagaCAGTGGAGCAGAGCGGAACCCCGCGTGCCCTTCATGGCCTGCTGTCCTCTGCAACTGCCAGCActccctggggcaggcaggatgTATTTCGTGGGGAGGGTAGAATGGACTCCCACCAGCCAGGATAAATCCAAGGGCACTTGAGAGTGCTGTGAGACTACTGGAAgtggagccaggagctgggaataGGTGGAAAGGACGGGTCCTCTTCCTTGTCCTTATTCAGTAATGCCTGGTGATGAGTGGCCATGTAGGGCTGCCAGCCTTGCCCCTTCTGGGTTGGATCATTCCCATGCTGgaggctctgtgtgtgtgtgtggcaaaCTCTGTCCCAAGATGGTTTCTCTAGGTCTGTCTGCCCAAGGGTTCTCGCTGGCAGCCCCCTGAGGCAGCTCATAGTGGAATGGTGGCCTGACCCCAGCTGGAGAAGCCCATGGCTTTGGTCCAATTCTGACTCACAGCCCCTCTGAGAggtccctggccctgctgctgggatctcctgctgctctgcctgtccTGTTTCTGCCCGGGATggtctgctgctctgcctcagcAGGCTTTCCAGGCACTGCTTGCCCTCCCGCATGCTTGCCCAGGCCACCTGGCTGGCccagctgccttctgcagccCATGAGCCgagttttctgcttctggcCTCAAACCCACCCACCCGCTCACCCACCCGTGACCATCGGTCACCTCCTGGAGACACCCAGATGAAGTCCTATGCTTTCCAGAGCCCCCCGGGGCAGCGATTTGAGAAGAGGAACACGGCACTTCCACATCGACCATGAATTCACCGGCACGGTGGGTTGGGCTGCGTCTCAGGAACGGGACGCAGCGGCTGTGCCCTGCCGACCCCGCGCTCAAAGGTCTGACGGTGCCCCAGCCCCGCCGCACCCACACGGGGAAATCCGCCCTTAAGCCAGCTCAGGCGCCATATCCCGGCGCCAGCCGCGCCGCGGCCCGGGTAAAGGCGCTTTCCGAGGGGGCAGCTGGGGCCGGGGGCGAAGCCGGTGCCAGGGGAGCCCCGCAGCGACGTCTCCATAGCCTCGCCACCTGCCCGGCTGCCGGACAGCTCTGCCCCACCGGAGGGCTCTGCCAGGAGGGGCGATGGAAAGGCGGGGTGGGGAGGGTAGGGCCGCGCCGTCTCCTAGCAACCTGGCCCCGCCCCCACGCCGCCTCCCGTTCCCCCCCCGCCGCTGCCTCGTGACGCGACGGTGGGAGCGCGGCCCATTggccggggcgggcgggcggtggTGACGCGACGGGGCGGGGCCAGGGGGTGACACGTCGGACGCCGGCGCCGCCAGCGGCAGCCGGAGCCGCCCCCGGTCCCGGTTCTGTCCCGTTCCGGCCATGCGGCTGTCGCTGGTGCTGTCGGTGCTGCGGCCCGCCGGGCCCGTGGCCATCGGCGTTTCTTTGGGCTTCACCCTCAGCCTACTCAGCGTCACCTGGGTGGAGGAGCCCTGTGGGCCGCCGCCGCACtccgccgcccgcccgcgcCCCGACGGGGGCCCCGCGTCGGCCCCCGGCCCCGGCAACACCAACGGCAACGCGGCCCGCAGGCCCAACGCTGTTCCCGCCGGACTGGGTGCCGACAGCTGGGAGCCCCGCGTCGTGCCCTACCGCCCGCCCAGCCCCGGCAGGGCTGCCAAGAAGGCCGTCAGGTGCGGGGGGCCGGGGCGGGACTGGACGGGCTGGGGGAGCTGTTCCCCGTGGCTGCGGCGGGGGAAGGGCCGCCGCTGCTAACCGGGCTTTAGGAGGGAATAGCTGCCGCCGAGCCTGGGGTGCCCTGATGGGGGTTTGTGTGTCTGCCAAATCGGGGCTGtctgcctgcccctgcctggTGAACTGCTAGTAGGGGGCTTTACAGGTGACCTGACAATGTGCTCCTGCTGACCCGCAGCtacccagggctgcagctcttTTTCTCGCACTGGAAgtgcctttccctgctgcttctcttccttccctccacccTCCGCCTTCTCCTTACCCCGCCCCCCACTTCGCCTGTGTCAGGAACATCTGAAAGAGCCTCCTGCCCATGCTGCTGCCTTCAGTACAGGGGTTGTCTGCTGCAGCACGTGTCGCCAGGcaccctgccccagcccctctcctgccctgccctaGCAGGGACCTCTCGGTGGTGCACATTCCCACCCAGTGCTGCAAACTCCAGCCTGCTGCTGCGTCCCCGGGAAGAGAGGGAGTAAGCAGTGAAAGGACCTCCTTGTCCCGCCGAGGTGGTGGGCGGATGGAGGGGGCTGAATGGGGCCAGTGTGTGCCAGGCGGCAGctgggggccggggggggggttTGCTTCCTGCCACTGGGAGAATTAAACCTGGAAATCATTGTGAGTGGGGCAGCTGGGGGCCAGGGGAAGGCGGGGGGGAGCACAGCCAGCTCGTGCTGTCTTCAGCTACGCCAACTGCCCAGCTTCTctggggagggctgcaggggCTCTCCTGCCACTTGAGAGCAGTGAGTCTGGCAGGGGCGTCGGGAAACTGCCTCTCAGCTTGACTGtcctggctggggctggcagcatGGTTGGGTGCCTGGTAGATTGTGTAGCCCTGTTTCCCCCTGTTAGCTACTCTCAGCAGGCTTTAGTAAGTCTCTGATTTGAGCCAGGCAGACCAGCTGACAGGAAGGGAGAGTCCCCTGTCATCTCAGGTTGTGGGGGACTCCAGTAgagcccctctgctctgcctctggcCCAACCATAGtggcaggcagtgctgctgtagTAAAGTCTTCTGCCTGTGGCTGTAGGCTGGGAGCAGTTCCTGCAGAGGAACCAATGTTGGTACCGTCGGTGGGGATAGGGAAGGTGCAGGCTGAGATGGGGTGCAGTGCCCTGGGGCCAGATGttctcttccttctgcaggACCCGGTACATCAGCACGGAGCTGGGGATGCGGCAGAGGCTCTTTGTGGGTGTGCTGTCCTCCAAGAGCACACTGAACACACTAGGGGTGGCTGTCAACCGCACGCTGGCCCACCGTCTGGAGCGCCTGGTTTACTTCACGGGCACGCGGGGCCGCAAGGTGCCCCACGGCATGACAGTGGTGACACACAGTGATGAGCGGCCCATTTGGAACATGTACCAAACCATCAGGTACCTTCTGGACCACTATGTGAACGACTTTGACTGGTTCTTCCTGGTTCAGGATGATACCTACACAGAAGCACACCGCATCAACCGCCTGGTTGCCCACCTCAGCATTGATACCCACCTCTACTTGGGCCGCCCTGAGGAGTTCATTGGTGGGGACACTGAGGGACGCTACTGCTATGGGGGGTTTGGTTACCTGCTGTCCCGTAgccttctcctgctcctgcagcagcacctggagaGCTGCCGCAATGACATCCTCAGCGCCCGGCCCGACGAGTGGTTGGGCCGCTGCATCATTGACTATACAGCTGTCAACTGTGCCGAGGAGCATGAGGTAGGTCCTGCAGTGGAGATGGCTTCCAGGAATCTGATCTTGGCCCACCATATTTCCCTGCCTTCTCAGGGGCTCATAGGGCCTGGGGGACCAGCCTTTGCATCCTGTTGTCCTTTGAGCTTACTGTGCTGTCAGCTCAAGGGGTGGGAGTGAGTCGGGGCCAACTGTGACTATCTTTCCTTGCTGGTGCAGGGCCTGCATTACCACTATTTTGAGCTGGGGAAGAACTCAGAACCCGAACGGGAGACTGACCTCCGTTTCCAGAGCGCCTTCACTGTCCATCCAGTGCTGGATCCCCTCCAGATGTACCGGCTGCACAAGTACTTTGCCCAGGTGGAGCTTGAGAGGACATACCAGGAGATCCAGCAACTCCAGGTGAGACCCGACTTGGCTGGGAGGGTCTGGGCTCCTTCTGTCATCCTTGTGGGCTTTCTTGTAACCTTGTGCTACCTTTCCACTCTAATATGAGGGTTTGTcacctggagcagctgtgggatGGGATCAGCTGAGAGTGTGTGGCTGCTAGGGGCAGTGGTGCTGTCTCAAGAACATCTTTGGACCCTTATGGGTCCTGGAGCTGCAGCGGTGGTTTGGGGTGTTGGAGCCAGCACAGTCCTGAGTTCCACCAgcaaggccaggctgggtgagACAGAGTGCAAATCCTGTTGATGGGGCTGGTGTGCTGTATCTGGAATGCTGTCCAGAGGAAAACTGAGGTGTAAACAGTTAGGCTGAAGGCAGAGTTGTTCTGGTACTGTTCTTTGAGCCAGGAATGGTTGATCTGAGTCCTGGGAGTCAACTTGCTAGCAGCCAGAGCTGGAATGCCTACCTGAGCCCACCTTGgcttctcactcctctctctcctcttgtaGCTGGAGATCCAGAATGCCAGCAGCCTGTCTGCTGATGGAGACCATGGCGCCACGTGGCCCATTGGCATCCCACCCCCCTTCCAGCCGAAAACCCGCTTTGAGGTGCTGCGCTGGGACTACTTCACGGAGGAGCAGGTTTATGCCTGTGTGGACGGCTCTCCCAAGTGCGAGCTGCGTGGCGCAGACCTGGCAGATGTGGCCGATGTGGTGGCCACGGCTATGGAGGAGCTGAACCGCAAGTACCAGCCGATGCTGCACATCCGCAAGCAGCAGCTGGTGAACGGGTACCGGCGCTTCGACCCCACACGCGGCATGGAGTACACGCTGGACCTCCAGGTGGAGGTGGTAACCCAGAAGGGGCACAGCCGCTCTGTCACCAAGCGTGTGCACCTTGTGCGGCCCCTCAGCGAGGTAGAGATCATCCCCATGCCTTATGTGACAGAGGCGAGCCGCATCAATGTCATCCTGCCCCTGACTGCACACGACCGGGACTACGCTGCCCGCTTTTTGGAGGCTTATGCGGCAGCAGCCTTTGAGAGCAGTGAGAATGCAGTGCTCACCTTCCTATTCATCTATGACCCTTTTGAGGCCCAGCAGGTCACCCAGAATGATATCTTTGCCCATGTAAAGGCCCAGATCACCGAGTATGAGCGCAAGTATGCAGAGGTGAAGATCCCATGGATCAGCGTCAAGACAGATGCACCCTCCCAAATCAAGGTCATGGACATCATCTCCAAGAAGCATCCTGTGGACACCCTTTTCTTTGTGGCAGGTGTAGGGACAGAGGTCACTGTTGACTTCCTGAACCGCTGTCGGATGAACACCATCAACAACTGGCAGGTCTTCTTCCCTATCCACTTCCAGGGCTACAACCCTGCTATTGCTCACCACAACCAGGTGCCACCCACCACACTGGACCTGGTGCGGGACGCGGGGCGCTTTGACCGTGACGTCTTCCATGAAGCCTGCTTCTACAATGCTGACTACATGGCAGCGCGCACCCGCATGATGGGTGATGTGCAGGAGAATGAGGACATACTGGAGACCCTAGACATCTACGACATGTTCATCAAGTACTCCAACCTGCATGTCTTCCGGGCCGTGGAGCCTGCCCTACTGCAGCGCTACCGGCACCAGGCCTGCAACCCCCGGCTGAGTGAGGAAATCTACCACCGCTGTGTGCAGAGCAGCTTGGAGGGCATAGGCTCCCGTTCCCAGCTGGCCATGGTGCTTTttgagcaggagcagggcaacAGCACCTGAACCCTGAGGCACAGAGGGGCTGACCCTGCCCTGTCTGCTCGCCCCACCTCTTCTGCTGCCCAAATCTGTCTTCCTCTTCCCAGCGACTGCCAGGATCACCAGTGCCCAAGCTTGTGACTCACCCCACTGGGGCTCCCTGGGCTGGGGTCTGCCAGCCTGGAATGCTCAGGTCcttccagagaagctgtggctgtgcagacCCCAGGGTGAGGTGGGGTTGGAGTTGTTGAGCTGCCAGCCAAGACACCCAGCTTCTCACCCCATAGCTGCTGGCCCTCCCACTTAAAGCCACTGCCCAGCAGGAGGTGGTGAGCTACTCTGTCCGTTGCTGTCCCCCCTCAGCTGGGGGCACACAGAGCCCAGGGTCCCCCTCCTGCAGGGCCATGACTATAACAGGGCTGGGGTGATCCCCTCCTGAGACACGTTGTGCCCCATGCTCCTTTGGTGCATCAGCCTGGTCATGCAGGGACAGCAGGATGGGGCACGTCCCACCCCAAAAAAGCAATAATgatgttggttttggggttttgccGCTTGGCAATAAGCCAGAACACTCCcggtgggtgggtgggtggggggtcCTGGCTCCAGGCCAGTGAGCACAGGGGGTGCCAGAGAGGATCCTGCTGTATTCACGTACTGTGATCTGCTCCCCATGGGAACCGTGACCCAGGCCGCTTTGGCCTTCGCAGTATCAATAGGACGTCAGAGGTCGCAGCCCTCAGACAAAAGCCTCCAAATAGAGGTGCTCCCACCTTCCTGCCACGGGGCCATCCTCGGGGAAGGGGGACGTGGTGCCTGGCTTGGTGGGCATGGCAGAGGTTTGGCTGTGAATCTCCTAAGGAGAAAGCGACTgaggagctgctctctgctcctggttTGTATTTAATAgtgggggggtgagggaggtGTGTGTTTACACTAATAAAACAGATGAACCAGTGGGACTGGCTGATTCTTCACTGGGTTATCCTGCTT
The nucleotide sequence above comes from Heliangelus exortis chromosome 6, bHelExo1.hap1, whole genome shotgun sequence. Encoded proteins:
- the CHPF gene encoding chondroitin sulfate synthase 2, which gives rise to MRLSLVLSVLRPAGPVAIGVSLGFTLSLLSVTWVEEPCGPPPHSAARPRPDGGPASAPGPGNTNGNAARRPNAVPAGLGADSWEPRVVPYRPPSPGRAAKKAVRTRYISTELGMRQRLFVGVLSSKSTLNTLGVAVNRTLAHRLERLVYFTGTRGRKVPHGMTVVTHSDERPIWNMYQTIRYLLDHYVNDFDWFFLVQDDTYTEAHRINRLVAHLSIDTHLYLGRPEEFIGGDTEGRYCYGGFGYLLSRSLLLLLQQHLESCRNDILSARPDEWLGRCIIDYTAVNCAEEHEGLHYHYFELGKNSEPERETDLRFQSAFTVHPVLDPLQMYRLHKYFAQVELERTYQEIQQLQLEIQNASSLSADGDHGATWPIGIPPPFQPKTRFEVLRWDYFTEEQVYACVDGSPKCELRGADLADVADVVATAMEELNRKYQPMLHIRKQQLVNGYRRFDPTRGMEYTLDLQVEVVTQKGHSRSVTKRVHLVRPLSEVEIIPMPYVTEASRINVILPLTAHDRDYAARFLEAYAAAAFESSENAVLTFLFIYDPFEAQQVTQNDIFAHVKAQITEYERKYAEVKIPWISVKTDAPSQIKVMDIISKKHPVDTLFFVAGVGTEVTVDFLNRCRMNTINNWQVFFPIHFQGYNPAIAHHNQVPPTTLDLVRDAGRFDRDVFHEACFYNADYMAARTRMMGDVQENEDILETLDIYDMFIKYSNLHVFRAVEPALLQRYRHQACNPRLSEEIYHRCVQSSLEGIGSRSQLAMVLFEQEQGNST